CCAGCGTCAGGAAGGCGACCAGGGCTGCCTGCGACCCCTGCGTGCGGGCGCGGATGGTCGCGTCGCGCCGGTCTGCCGCTCCTGCCGCGCTGCGTACCACTTCAGACCTGGTCATAGTTCACCCAGCGGTTCTGCGTGCGCCACTGCACGACCATCAGGGCGATCAGGATCACCGACAGCAGCCAGGCCAGCGCGGACGCGTAGCCCATCTTGAAGAACGTGAACGCCGTCTTGTAGATATACAGCGCGACCGTGGTGCTGCTGTCGCCCGGCCCGCCGTTCGACAGCACCAGCACCGCCTCGAACACCTGCAAGGCCCCGATCAGGCTCAGCACCAGCACCAGGAATACCGTGGGGCTGACCATCGGCAGCGTGATGAACCGGAAGGCCTCCCAGGGACGTGCGCCGTCGAGCTGCGCGGCCTCGTAGAGGTCTTTGGGCACGCTGGCCAGGGAGGCCAGGAACAGGATGATGCCCTGCCCGGAACCCTGCCACACGCTGAACACCGCCACCGCTGGCAGCACCCACTGGGGCGACCCCAACCAGTTCGGTCCATGCACACCCAGCCACCCCAGGATCAGGTTCACCACGCCCTGCGGCGCGAGCAGCACCTGCCACAGCAGCGCCACGGCCACGCCGATCGTGACCATCGGCAGGTAGTACACCGTGCGGAACACCGCCCTCAGCCACCCGGCCCGCAGGTTGTTGATCCACACGGCCAGCGTCATCGAGATGGCCACGCCAGTCGGTACGGCCAGCAGCACGTAAATCAGGGTGTGCGACAGGGCGGATGTGGCCCGCGAATCCTGCAGCGCGGTGGCGTAGTTCTGCAGGCCGACAAAGTTCGGTCGGCTCAGGCCGCCCCAGTCCGTCAGCGAGATCCCCAGCGACGCCACGATCGGCAGCACCGCGAACACCACGATCCCCAGCGTGCTCGGCAGGATCAGCAGCAGCGCCAGCAGCGTTTCCTGGCGGCGCATCGGCGAGACGCGGGCCCATTTCAGCGCAGGGGTCAGGATGGGGGGAGAAGCTTGCATGTCACCTCCTTCGGACTCAGGTGGAAGCCGGGGTCGCGCGTTACGGGTTGACCTCGAGGAGCTCGTCGAGGTTGATGGTGGAGACGAAGGGAATGAAGTGGTACGACCGGGCGCGCTGGTAATCGCGGGTGATCACGTCCGGCTGGGTGGTCTGCGCGTAGTCGAGGGCCAGCACGACCAGTCCGCGCTTGCTGAGCTTGTCCACGAAGCTGGGATCCCCGTCCACATTGCCGTAGGTTTTCTTGCCGAAGTCGTAGGCGCTGGAGAAATTCTCGAACATCACGGCGTCGATGCTGGGCGCGGTGGCGTTCAGCAGGGCGAAGCCCCGGTTCTGCACCAGCACGGCGTCCGGGTACGTGGCGCGCAGATTCTCCACGATCTTCACCAGGCCCGGTCCGCTCTGCGGGTACAGGTCGGCCGTGTCGAGCGTGTCGAGGAACACCCCGTCGAAGCCGCGTTTCATCAGTGCGGCGGCCTGTTCGGCGACGATCGCCTGCCATCCGGGCTGCGCCGCGTCGATGAACTTCGAGCCCCAGTTCTTGTTCTCGCCAAGGATCCACTCGGGCTTCACGCGGCTGGCGTAGGGACTGTTCTTGTCGAGTTCGCCAATGGTCAGGTACGAGACGACGCGCGTGCCGTTGTCGTGCAGCGCCCGGATCTGCGCGTCGGTC
The DNA window shown above is from Deinococcus sp. KSM4-11 and carries:
- a CDS encoding carbohydrate ABC transporter permease, with the protein product MQASPPILTPALKWARVSPMRRQETLLALLLILPSTLGIVVFAVLPIVASLGISLTDWGGLSRPNFVGLQNYATALQDSRATSALSHTLIYVLLAVPTGVAISMTLAVWINNLRAGWLRAVFRTVYYLPMVTIGVAVALLWQVLLAPQGVVNLILGWLGVHGPNWLGSPQWVLPAVAVFSVWQGSGQGIILFLASLASVPKDLYEAAQLDGARPWEAFRFITLPMVSPTVFLVLVLSLIGALQVFEAVLVLSNGGPGDSSTTVALYIYKTAFTFFKMGYASALAWLLSVILIALMVVQWRTQNRWVNYDQV